TTAGAACGCAATATCCAGTACTAGCAACATCACCAGCAAAATTATCACTAATCAAACAAAGTCTTTGTTGGGTAGGTCTAGTTGTAGCAAATATTACATCGTCTTTTAAAACTAACTTCTTTGCTCTACTAGGTGCATTTTCTGAATTGATTTCAGTTACCTCTAATATAGAATTTGTCTCACGACATACTGATGATAAGTCAATATACTTATGATAACTATTAATCTCAGACCATTTTATGTTTTTAGTTGGTATCGTAACCTCCCCTAAAGTTTTCCACTCAACTTCATCATCATTAAATGTAAGTAATTTATCACGATAATAGGTATATTGTTTTTTTCGGTTAGTAAGTTCTGTAGTAAGTTCTGTAGTAAGCTCTGTAAAGGTGTCCAGGATACGAACAATCTCTTCTTGGACTTTTAAGGGAGGGATGGGGATTTCAACAGCTCCAATTTGTCCGAAAGTAATAGCAGGCATAGTAGAAGCCCCACCTTTAGAGTTTAAACTTTTGTATATTTTAGACTGAGATAAGTATGTGTACAAATATTTATTAGTTATTTTTTCTGATTTCAAGGTAATTTTAAACATATTATTTGCAATTGCACCATTGTTACAAATAAAAACTTTTCCTGCAGCTCTTGCTCCATAACGAATCATTACTAATTCACCTTCATTCTTTATATATCTTTGCCCAGGGTTTTCAATATAACGTGGTGGTTCATTATCATTTACAAAATCTACAATACGTAGAAAACGAACAAAACCATCTTTTTTCCCCAGAAATTGGCTTGAGATATCAACTTGAATCCCTTGAGAGAATGAAGCAAAATCCTTAAGTTTCTTCCATTCAACATCAACCCCTTCTAATAACTTTTCCATGTAATTATGACTAGGCATTTTCAATCTCCTGGATAATTGAGTCAATTGATGTTCGTAGAGAGTCTATTTTGGTAACAGTTTCAGATATCTCTCTGTTTAGCTCAGTGATATCAATTACTTCTCTAGTGTCCTTTGCTTCAACATAGGATGATACAGATAGGTTGTAATCATTTTCTTCTATTTTACTATTATCTATAGAAACTGCGACATAATCTTTGTTCTCTTTATTGTCAAAGATCGTCATGATCCCTTTGATATGATCATCAGTTAGTACATTGTTATTAGTCTCTTTCTTAAAGAATTCTTCTCCACTTGCATCTATAAACTGGGTTTTGTTTTCTGTTTTATGCTTTGATAGTACTAATATGTTTACTGCTATAGAAGTACCATAGAAAAGGTTTGGTGCTAGGGATATTACAGTCTCTACAAAGTTATTATCAATTAAGTATTTTCTAATCTTCTGTTCTGCTCCACCACGGTAGAAAATTCCAGGGAAACAAACTATTGCTGCTCGCCCTTTACTGGACAGGTAGCTTAAAGCATGAAGAACAAAGGCAAAGTCTGCCTTTGATTTAGGAGCTAACACACCAGCAGGAGCAAACCGTTCATCATTAATTAGAGTCGGATCATCTGTACCAATCCATTTAACAGAATAAGGAGGGTTAGAAACTATGGCATCGAAAGGTTTATCATCTCCGTGATGGGGTTCTAAGAGTGTATTACCGAGGGCAATATTAAACTTATCGTAGTTAATATTGTGTAAGAACATATTCATTCTAGCAAGATTGTAGGTAGTATGATTTATCTCCTGACCAAAAAATCCATCTTCTATAATATGGGAATCAAAGTGTTTTTTAGCTTGAAGAAGTAGAGAACCTGAACCGGCTGCAGGATCATATATCTTATTTACACTATCTTGCTTGTGCATTGCAAGCTGGGCAATTAGTTTTGAAACATGTTGGGGTGTAAAGAACTCTCCACCGGACTTTCCGGCATTAGCTGCATAGTTTGAGATTAGAAACTCATAGGCATCACCAAATAGATCAATATGATTATCTTCAAAGTCTCCAAAACTTAGACCTTCAACCCCTTTAATAACAGCAGCTAAACTGAGGTTTTTATCTTTAACTGTATTACCAAGCCTATTACTTGTTGTATCAAAGTCAGCAAACAACCCTTTAATATCAACTTCTGAAGGATAACCATTTGCAGAACTCTCTATTGCTGTGAAGATCTCTTTTAAATCGCTATTTAAGTTCTCGTTAGTGTTTGCACTCTTAGCTATATTTGTAAAAAGTTGACTAGGGTATATAAAGTAACCCTTGGTTTTTATTGCATCATCTTTAATTTCAGGTGTGATTACTGAATCAGGTAGACTTGCATAATTTACACTATCATCACCAGCTTCTATATAGTTTATGAAATTCTCACTAATAAACCTGTAGAATAGTGTTCCTAAAACAAACTGTTTAAAATCCCAACCATCTACAGATCCCCGAACATCGTTTGCTATTTTCCATATTTGAGCTTGTAACTCAGCTCTCTGTGTATTACTTGACATATATTTGATTCCTTTAATTAATTGATACTGTTTAAATCTAATAAACCATATGATATTATCATAAAATATAGCATTAGATAAACAAATAACTATATATAAAAATAGTCTTCTAGTGCGAAAGGTTGATTCCCTAATAAATCCTAAAAAGATAAATTATAAGATCTTTTTATTGAACTACTTAATAGTTGTTAAGCTGTGTGTTAAATATCACGATAAATGTCCTAAATATAACCAAAACAATAAACACGTCAAATATCACTATGATCTATAGTTCATACACTTGTGCTGATCCTCCTTCAAAAACAATAAAGCGCCAGCTCAGATGTATGCACATTGCCTTGGATTAGGGATACGCAGGGTTGCGAAGCAAAACCGCAGGTTCGAAGCGAAGCGTAGCCCGTAGCAGCCCGGTCTGGCATGCCAGAATCCCCCAAAAACACTATCTAAAATTACTAAACCTACCCCTAATCACCCCCCTCCTCTAACATACCAGTCCCCTCATCTTCTATATCCAATGTCCCAACATCCTTTAGTGTTTTTAAGGGTATCTATTGAGTTTGCTGCAGTGCTCATATGTTTATGTACCTTATCTAGGTACTCTTCAAACTTAACAAACTCTGTTTTAACAGCTTCTAGTACCTTCCATACCTCACTACTCTTTTTTTGAACTGCTAGGGTTCTAAATCCCATGTTTAGACTATTTAATAGTGCAGATAGGGTAGTTGGACCTGTAACAGTTATTTTGTACTTGTTTTGCAAGGTTTCAACTATACCTGGCTCCCTTAAAACCTCTGCATAGAGTCCCTCTACAGGTAGAAACATAATGGCAAAGTCTGTGGTGTGGGGAGGATCTAGATACTTAGTTGATATATCTTTAGCAAAACTCTCTATAGATTTTATTAGAGCCTTTCTAGATAACTCTACAGTAACACTATCACCATCATCATATGCGCTTAATAACCTCTCATAGTTCTCTATTGGGAATTTAGAGTCTATAGGCATCAAGACCTCATTAAAGCGTACTCTACATTTGCCTGACTACCCTTTTTAGTTGCTACATTTTGGGAGTACTGCTGGGGAGAGAGAATCTCTTCTAATATGTTACCTAGCTGATACTCACCTAAAACACCACGGGTTTTAACATTGGATAGAACCTTCTTTAAGTCCCCTACACCAGTTGCTATAGTCTGCATCTCACCTAGACCCTTGTGTACAAGTTCAAGCCTCTCACTAACCTGTTTAAAAGACTCACCTATCCTTTTCTCTAATGTAGTTTGCAGCTTCTCGTCTACAGTTTTTCTCATCTCGTTAATCTGTTTACTGATATCTTCTCTTAGTAGATTAAGGTGCTTCTCAACAGACTCTTTAATCTCTTTTAATCTTAGTTCAGAATCTTTATTAGCTAGGCTATTCTGATTGTTAAGTAATGTGAAGTTTTTCTCCAGCAAATTACCTCACTCTTTTGTATTAATTTTAAACTCATCTTGAAACGAAGTAATTGTTTTAGATTGTGACTCTTTAAAAGAGTTTAAGGTTGATGCTTGCTCCTCCCTACTTTTTTTAGCCTGATCGTTAATCTCTTCTCTGTTAGTTCTAAAATCCTCTTTAATATCTTTGTTAGTTTTATCTAATAAGGTATCGAACTTAGTAATCTGATCCTCTAAATCCCTTAGTTGAGGTTTAACATCGATATTAACCTTTCTTGTAAGGGTGAGTATTATATTTGTTATAACCACTACAATTAAAACTATTAATAATATGTTTGTCATTTTGCCACCTTTTTGTACTGATAATTGAATTTTACTTAGGTTGTGCGAAAGGTTGGTTCGGGGAAAACGTTGATAAAGGTTAAATATATTAATAATATTATTTATCACTAAACAGATATTAAGTAAATGTGATCAATTACCCTTCAACCCTCTCTAAAAATATCTTATCCTTAAATGATCCTCTTTGTTCTCTTTTAGTGTTAACTATTTTGTAAAACTTTTCTTTTGATATATTTCTGTAGTCTAGTATGGAGTTTATTACTTCCTGTAAGTCTGCTAACTCCTCTATATCATTTACCTCTTTGTACTCATTTAACTCTTCCTGGAGTTTGTTAGTAAGTTCTTTATTATACTCATTATCAGTTAATATTCTTGCAATTGGATTTTTACCAGCTTCAATTATAATCTCGGGGATTCTGTCCCTAACTAATTTATTGTACGTTATACTTTTATTATCCATTGTAGACCCATCCTGTTTCAAATCCCTGGTTTTTAGCCATAGAAAATAAAGGTTTATATATTCTATTATATTTTGCTTCTAGATTATCTAAAGTAAGGTTGCTCTTGGCTATATTTAGATCGATATGGTAGTTCTCTATATATTTATCACCCTTATTTATTTCATGGTATTCATTAAGTGCTATATGTTGTATTTTTAAGAACTGGCTGTAATATCTTCTATCAGGAAGCTTGTTACTTTTAGAAGAGTTAACCTCTTTAGATGTTGGAATTAAGTTCCACTCCCTGTTATGTGCAGTAAAAGACCAGGGTAAATAGTGATCTATGGAGATATTATTTTTATTTAACCTATCTCCACTGTAAATGCATCGAACACTACTATGATCAACTAGAGATAACCAGAAGTTTTTTGATTATGTTAGGTTTCGACTCTCATTAGAAGGAGGAAAGAGTTTTGTCGAGAGATTTAACACATTAGGATTCCGCTTCTCCATATAACCTAAAAAATTATATGTTGCATAATCCTTAATTATCTTAAAGTTATCTTTTATATATCGAAGCCATGGTTCACTAAGAATTATTGAGTTCTCTTTTTTACTCTCCTTAGACTGTTTAAAATAGTAGAGGGATGAAGGGCTATCTTTCAGACTATTTGCCCAGTTAATAACCTCTTTATTACTGGTTTTATTTATATCTTTGTTATTTACAAAAACAGATAAGAGTCTATAAGGAACCATATCTAACAAAGTAGATTTTAATGGATCTATTTTAGACTTAATGTAACTCTTTATATCTCTATTAGTGCTATTTTTTATATCAATATCACCTATTAGGTCTATAGTATTACCTAACTTATCATTCAGACCAAATGATAATTTATAATAGGTATGAGGGAACCAGCCTAAATAGATCATTTCCACTTCAATATCAATATATGAGAACTCTCTCTTATTGGGATTTTCATGTATAAGATTCAAAATGGATAAGAAAAAAATATACTTATAACTTGCACTAGTATTATTAAATATTGATGAGAGAGAACTTATATTTAAGTTACCATATTGTGGGAAATCATAGCTCATGAAATATCTTATTATATATTTTAATAACAATAAAGCGAAGCTTTACACCTAGCGTTAGGGATACGTAAGGTGGCTTTAGCCAAACCGAAGGTTCGAAACGAAGCGTAGCCTGAAGAAGCCCGACCTGGGTTCCCAGGTAACGCCCAAAATCTCCTCTATTAAATTACTTCTATCTCCAATGTCCCAACATCCTTTGTTTTTTTTAACATTACATTTGTTCTGGTATTTTTAAGGACTGTAAATTGAGTTTTATCATCAGTTTTAAAATCATTAATGGATAAGTCTTTGATAAAGTCCTGTGTTTATTACATAGAGTGTAATATATCATTAAGATAAACTATATAATCTTTATTAACAAATACTGAACCTCTGATAATATTGACTTATCAATAACTGGTTTTAGTGTGGATTTCAGAACTAGGTCTACTGGAGTATTTAACTCCTTAGCTAACTCTATTAAAATATCAACATCGCTCTCAGAAGTCTCTTCACCTCTTATTTATGAACCCAATATACCTATCTATACAATTCCAGACTCTCGTAATTTGTGTTTCTTAATGAAACATAACTACTTTTAAGGTCTAACTCATCCGGACAGGTTCAAATATATGTTATCTTAGAGATAACTTACGATTCTATTTTACTTTCTTTTTCAAAGAAAACTTTTAAATAATGATCACCATAAACTTCTCCTATATTATCATAACCCATTGCTGTTAGAAAAAATTCTATAGGTCCATAAAATTTGGATGAAGTAAAAGTTCTTAACGTAATAATAATTATTATTCTGATAAAGTCAGGAATAAATACAATTTTAGTTTTTTTATTACATGCCTTTAATGCTAATTCTCCAATTTCTTTTTGGGTTAGAATTTCAGGGCCACCTATAGAGAGTTCTTTGGTGGATTTTCTATTGAATCAATACAGGCTCTCGCAAGATCATTACCATGAATAGGGTTTAGTTTTTTACTCCCATTTCCCAATAAATAGACCTGGTGATTAGTTTAATGCTAAATTTTATCAATTGATAATCTACAGTTTTATATATATTATAGTGATATGAGACTTGATGAAACTCCAATTAACTTCCAAAAAGACCTACACAATGCTGTCGGTTATTTAAACTCAATAGGAATAGAAGAAATATACCTGTTTGGATCTATAGCAAGAAATGAAGCAAATGATAAGTCTGATATTGATATTGCTGTTAGAGGTATAAAACCTGAAGATTTTTTCCAAGTCTATGGAGAACTTCTTATGAAAGTTAATCACCCATTTGATTTAGTTGATCTGAACCTTCAAGAAGAATTTGGTGATAGGCTAATTAAAGATAAACAACTAGAAAGACTCTATCTATGAAATTACATAAGTTAATAGATGCTGAATTTGCAAGTATCAACAAAGAACTTGATGTATTAGAACTTCTAAATAAAAAACTTCAGACAAATTTATCCCTAGATGAAATAGAGGTAAGAGCTGCAGCAATGACTCTAGTATCCATTTACAACGGGATAGAGAAAGTACTTGAAAGAATAGTAAAAGATAGAAATCTAAAACTAGACGGTTCTAACTGGCATACAAACCTATTAAATACATCTCTTGAAAACAATATTATTCCTGAAGCTGTATTTAATGATTTAAAAG
Above is a genomic segment from Thiospirochaeta perfilievii containing:
- a CDS encoding restriction endonuclease subunit S, producing MPSHNYMEKLLEGVDVEWKKLKDFASFSQGIQVDISSQFLGKKDGFVRFLRIVDFVNDNEPPRYIENPGQRYIKNEGELVMIRYGARAAGKVFICNNGAIANNMFKITLKSEKITNKYLYTYLSQSKIYKSLNSKGGASTMPAITFGQIGAVEIPIPPLKVQEEIVRILDTFTELTTELTTELTNRKKQYTYYRDKLLTFNDDEVEWKTLGEVTIPTKNIKWSEINSYHKYIDLSSVCRETNSILEVTEINSENAPSRAKKLVLKDDVIFATTRPTQQRLCLISDNFAGDVASTGYCVLRANKEFVLPKWIFYFITTSDFKNYVEENQSGSAYPAISDSKVKEFKIPIPSLVAQEKIVSILDKFDTLTTSISEGLPKEIELRKKQYEYYRDLLLSFPKVESV
- a CDS encoding type I restriction-modification system subunit M, which translates into the protein MSSNTQRAELQAQIWKIANDVRGSVDGWDFKQFVLGTLFYRFISENFINYIEAGDDSVNYASLPDSVITPEIKDDAIKTKGYFIYPSQLFTNIAKSANTNENLNSDLKEIFTAIESSANGYPSEVDIKGLFADFDTTSNRLGNTVKDKNLSLAAVIKGVEGLSFGDFEDNHIDLFGDAYEFLISNYAANAGKSGGEFFTPQHVSKLIAQLAMHKQDSVNKIYDPAAGSGSLLLQAKKHFDSHIIEDGFFGQEINHTTYNLARMNMFLHNINYDKFNIALGNTLLEPHHGDDKPFDAIVSNPPYSVKWIGTDDPTLINDERFAPAGVLAPKSKADFAFVLHALSYLSSKGRAAIVCFPGIFYRGGAEQKIRKYLIDNNFVETVISLAPNLFYGTSIAVNILVLSKHKTENKTQFIDASGEEFFKKETNNNVLTDDHIKGIMTIFDNKENKDYVAVSIDNSKIEENDYNLSVSSYVEAKDTREVIDITELNREISETVTKIDSLRTSIDSIIQEIENA
- a CDS encoding DNA recombination protein RmuC — its product is MPIDSKFPIENYERLLSAYDDGDSVTVELSRKALIKSIESFAKDISTKYLDPPHTTDFAIMFLPVEGLYAEVLREPGIVETLQNKYKITVTGPTTLSALLNSLNMGFRTLAVQKKSSEVWKVLEAVKTEFVKFEEYLDKVHKHMSTAANSIDTLKNTKGCWDIGYRR
- the rmuC gene encoding DNA recombination protein RmuC gives rise to the protein MLEKNFTLLNNQNSLANKDSELRLKEIKESVEKHLNLLREDISKQINEMRKTVDEKLQTTLEKRIGESFKQVSERLELVHKGLGEMQTIATGVGDLKKVLSNVKTRGVLGEYQLGNILEEILSPQQYSQNVATKKGSQANVEYALMRS
- a CDS encoding nucleoside triphosphate pyrophosphohydrolase, which encodes MDNKSITYNKLVRDRIPEIIIEAGKNPIARILTDNEYNKELTNKLQEELNEYKEVNDIEELADLQEVINSILDYRNISKEKFYKIVNTKREQRGSFKDKIFLERVEG
- a CDS encoding HNH endonuclease domain-containing protein, which translates into the protein MYSGDRLNKNNISIDHYLPWSFTAHNREWNLIPTSKEVNSSKSNKLPDRRYYSQFLKIQHIALNEYHEINKGDKYIENYHIDLNIAKSNLTLDNLEAKYNRIYKPLFSMAKNQGFETGWVYNG
- a CDS encoding nucleotidyltransferase family protein; the encoded protein is MRLDETPINFQKDLHNAVGYLNSIGIEEIYLFGSIARNEANDKSDIDIAVRGIKPEDFFQVYGELLMKVNHPFDLVDLNLQEEFGDRLIKDKQLERLYL